A genomic window from Lotus japonicus ecotype B-129 chromosome 1, LjGifu_v1.2 includes:
- the LOC130728766 gene encoding uncharacterized protein LOC130728766 encodes MPEICIAAFELGLRPGGLNSNLSRKPVETMAHLRERVQGYIREEQSDQIKNNRPNAVVTGQKQQLEAKKGWTERGNAGYNNRNRYDGRFDNRSNFKNRAQPYGVRGSGHSMTWTRNQNDRAMPLAVNLTEALHTCLEVNTGDEALIKAGCVQHLAGRNNSGEAETSVRRDDGGKEIENEGQKKQQDGKAKGRIHSIFGGFRGGGTTNSARKRYMHSINAVYSNDWGSWAINQPDITFTVRDFEGIQPHENDPIVVMLRIADYEIERVLLDQGSSADLIYGDAFEKLGLTESDLLPYDRALVGFSGEKVYVRGYVELNTVFGEGKNAESFSIKFLVVKCTSPYNVLIGRPSLNRLGAIISTRHLTVKYPLSKGGVGILKADQMVARKCYSESFKQYGHLGKKAVKEGHRVYEVEVEKAEVSLDPRDGFLDHKMTSEEETKAIEIGERSLKVGVNLTASQEDRLVKLLSLNMDLFAWSAKDFPGIDPEFICHKLALNPGAKPIVQFKRKMGEEKAEAVKVETNKLLEAGFIREVKYPTWLANVVMVKKANGKWRMCTDYTDLNKHCPKDSYPLPNIDKLVDRASGFGMLSFAYSGYHQIRMYQPDEEKTAFMTNQANYCYQTMPFGLKNAGATYQRLMDKVFDKQVGRNMEIYVDDMVVKSEEVLGHCSDLKEAFGELRKHNMRLNPEKCSFGIQSGKFLGFMITRRGIEVNPDKCKAILEMQSPTSVKDVQKLTGRIGALSRFLPCSGNKSAPFFQCLRKNKAFQWTEECERAFQSLKEHLSSPPVLSKPMPGISLSMLISISDNAVSSVLLQEIKGDVEIIYFVSHALQGAEVRYQKIEKAALALIISARKLRPYFQGFPVVVKTDLPLRQVLQKLDLAGRMVSWAVELSEFGITFEKKGAIKAQVLVDFVNEMYHEDNSEAGEWSLSVDGSSNVKGSGAGIILEGPRGVTIEQSLKFDFKASNNQVEYEAIITGLKLAIEMGVKNITIKTDSQIVSRQIQGEYQAKDAQLAKYLVKAQGLIKQIGEVQINHVPRDENTRADILSKLASTKKPGNNKSVIQEVLNSPSIEADEVMALPAVASLDWMGRIKKCLEAEGAELAMFTKD; translated from the exons atgccggAGATctgcattgcagcttttgaattgggtttGAGGCCGGGTGGTTTAAACAGTAATTTGAGTAGAAAACCTGTGGAGACAATGGCGCATTTACGCGAAAGGGTGCAGGGatacatcagggaggagcagagCGATCAGATAAAAAATAACCGCCCAAACGCAGTGGTTACAGGGCAGAAACAGCAGTTGGAGGCGAAGAAGGGATGGACTGAACGTGGCAACGCGGGGTATAACAATCGCAATCGTTATGACGGTCGATTTGATAACCGTTCcaatttcaaaaatcgtgctcagCCGTATGGGGTGCGTGGGTCTGGACATTCaatgacgtggactcggaaccaGAATGATCGTGCAATGCCTTTGGCGGTTAATCTTACTGAAGCCTTACACACGTGTTTAGAGGTGAAT ACGGGAGATGAGGCTTTGATTAAAGCAGGGTGCGTGCAACATTTGGCAGGGCGAAATAACTCTGGAGAGGCAGAAACTTCAGTTAGGCGAGACGATGGAGGAAAAGAAATTGAGAATGAAGGACAAAAGAAGCAACAagatggaaaagcaaagggACGAATTCACTCTATTTTCGGTGGGTTTCGGGGTGGCGGAACAACCAATTCAGCTCGGAAGCGATACATGCATTCCATAAATGCAGTGTATTCTAATGATTGGGGAAGCTGGGCTATTAATCAACCTGATATTACTTTCACTGTACGTGATTTTGAAGGAATTCAACCGCATGAAAATGACCCAATAGTGGTGATGTTACGAATTGCTGATTACGAGATTGAAAGAGTGTTATTGGACCAAGGAAGTTCAGCTGACTTGATATATGGTGATGCGTTTGAGAAGTTGGGGCTGACAGAGTCGGATTTGTTACCTTATGATAGAGCTTTGGTGGGATTTTCAGGAGAAAAAGTCTATGTTAGGGGATATGTGGAGCTGAACACAGTTTTTGGTGAAGGGAAGAATGCGGAGTCATTTTCTATCAAGTTTTTGGTAGTGAAATGTACTTCGCCATACAATGTACTCATTGGAAGACCATCGTTGAACAGGTTGGGGGCGATCATCTCAACAAGGCATTTGACAGTTAAATATCCCTTAAGCAAGGGTGGAGTTGGAATTTTGAAGGCGGATCAGATGGTAGCTCGCAAGTGCTATTCAGAAAGTTTTAAGCAGTATGGTCATTTGGGAAAGAAAGCGGTAAAGGAGGGACACAGAGTTTATGAAGTGGAAGTGGAAAAAGCTGAGGTTAGTTTGGACCCTCGTGATGGTTTTCTTGATCATAAGATGACATCAGAGGAAGAAACTAAGGCGATCGAGATTGGAGAAAGAAGCTTGAAGGTTGGTGTCAACCTTACAGCGAGTCAAGAGGACAGATTAGTGAAGTTGTTGTCCCTGAACATGGATTTATTTGCTTGGAGCGCCAAGGATTTTCCTGGGATTGACCCAGAGTTTATTTGTCACAAATTGGCACTTAACCCTGGGGCGAAACCAATTGTCCAGTTCAAGAGAAAGATGGGTGAAGAGAAAGCAGAGGCTGTTAAGGTGGAAACTAATAAGTTACTAGAAGCAGGATTCATCAGAGAGGTCAAGTatccaacatggttggcgaatGTAGTTATGGTGAAGAAAGCTAATGGTAAGTGGCGGATGTGTACTGACTATACAGACTTAAATAAGCATTGTCCAAAAGATTCTTATCCTTTGCCAAACATTGACAAACTTGTTGATAGAGCATCTGGTTTTGGCATGCTTAGTTTTGCATATTCAGGTTATCATCAAATTAGGATGTACCAACCTGATGAGGAAAAGACAGCCTTCATGACAAaccaggcgaactattgttatcaAACAATgccatttgggctgaagaatgctGGCGCTACATATCAGAGATTGATGGACAAagtgtttgacaagcaggtggggcgAAATATGGAGATATACGTGGATGACATGGTGGTCAAATCAGAGGAAGTGTTGGGACATTGTTCAGACTTGAAGGAAGCTTTTGGTGAattaaggaagcacaatatgagACTCAATCCTGAGAAATGTTCGTTCGGAATTCAGAGCGGGAAGTtcttaggcttcatgattacaAGGAGGGGAATTGAGGTGAATCCAGACAAATGTAAGGCGATACTGGAAATGCAGAGCCCAACTTCAGTGAAAGATGTGCAGAAGCTAACTGGGAGGATTGGAGCTTTGTCAAGGTTTTTACCGTGTTCTGGGAACAAATCTGCACCATTCTTTCAATGTTTGCGAAAGAATAAAGCGTTtcagtggactgaagaatgtgagagagCGTTCCAGAGTTTAAAAGAACATTTATCCAGCCCTCCAGTCTTGTCTAAACCAATGCCAGGTATTTCACTGTCAATGCTTATTTCAATATCTGATAATGCTGTTAGTTCTGTTTTGTTGCAAGAGATTAAAGGAGATGTggaaattatatattttgtgagccatgcTCTTCAAGGGGCTGAGGTTCGTTAtcagaaaattgaaaaggcggcatTAGCCTTAATCATATCtgccaggaaattaagaccttattttcaaggctttccTGTGGTAGTCAAAACTGACTTACCTCTTCGCCAAGTCTTACAAAAGCTTGATCTGGCTGGAAGAATGGTATCTTGGGCTGTTGAATTATCAGAGTTTGGCATTACTTTTGAAAAGAAAGGGGCGATTAAAGCACAGGTGCTGGTAGATTTTGTGAATGAGATGTATCATGAGGATAACAGTGAAGCAGGTGAATGGAGCTTGTCGGTAGATGGATCATCAAATGTTAAAGGCAGTGGTGCTGGCATAATCTTAGAGGGACCAAGGGGCGTAACTattgagcagtcactcaagtttgatTTTAAAGCAAGTAATAATCAGGTAGAGTATGAAGCTATCATTACAGGTTTGAAGCTGGCGATAGAAATGGGAGTCAAGAATATTACAATCAAGACAGATTCGCAGATAGTTTCAAGACAGATTCAAGGTGAGTATCAGGCGAAGGATGCACAGTTGGCAAAGTACCTAGTCAAAGCACAGGGCTTGATAAAGCAAATTGGAGAAGTTCAAATAAATCATGTGCCAAGAGATGAGAACACGAGGGCTGATATTTTATCGAAATTGGCAAGTACTAAGAAGCCAGGCAATAACAAGTCAGTTATACAAGAAGTTTTGAATAGCCCAAGTATTGAAGCTGATGAAGTTATGGCACTACCGGCAGTTGCAAGTTTGGATTGGATGGGGCGAATAAAGAAATGCTTAGAGGCAGAAGGGGCGGAGCTAGCCATGTTCACAAAGGATTAG